A stretch of Aerococcus urinaehominis DNA encodes these proteins:
- a CDS encoding ABC transporter ATP-binding protein, with amino-acid sequence MVQPVMRLENISKVFNKGTADAFFALNGINYQINQGDFITIVGGNGAGKSTMLNAIAGNFPLDSGRIYLRDQDITKTDEVDRAAYVARVFQDAKQGTAPRMTVAENLALAERRGESRRLRLALSDDQRGRYQDMLKSLNLGLENRLDAEIGLLSGGQRQAIALLMATIKKPEILLLDEHTAALDPKTSRKILEITAERVAEDRLTAIMITHNLQDALTYGNRMLHLHRGQVVKDYTAEEKAQLTAGQLYEIMEAIQEN; translated from the coding sequence ATGGTACAACCAGTAATGCGTTTAGAAAATATTAGTAAGGTCTTTAACAAGGGGACTGCCGATGCCTTCTTTGCCCTTAATGGCATTAACTACCAGATTAATCAAGGTGATTTTATCACCATAGTTGGTGGTAACGGGGCAGGTAAATCAACCATGCTTAATGCCATCGCAGGTAACTTCCCGCTTGATAGTGGCCGTATCTATCTGCGTGACCAAGACATCACTAAAACCGATGAGGTAGACCGGGCTGCTTATGTCGCGCGTGTCTTCCAGGATGCCAAGCAGGGGACGGCACCGAGAATGACGGTAGCTGAAAACTTAGCCTTGGCCGAACGTCGCGGTGAGTCACGCCGGCTGCGCTTAGCCTTAAGTGACGACCAGCGCGGCCGCTATCAGGACATGCTAAAGAGCCTAAATTTGGGCCTAGAAAATCGTCTTGATGCTGAAATTGGTCTCCTATCAGGGGGGCAACGTCAGGCCATTGCGCTTTTGATGGCGACGATAAAAAAACCAGAAATTCTCTTACTTGATGAGCATACAGCTGCTCTAGATCCAAAAACCTCGCGTAAGATTCTTGAAATTACCGCTGAACGGGTGGCTGAAGACCGGTTAACTGCTATTATGATTACGCATAATCTGCAAGATGCCTTAACCTATGGCAACCGGATGCTTCACTTGCACCGCGGCCAAGTCGTTAAAGATTACACAGCAGAAGAGAAGGCCCAGCTCACTGCCGGCCAACTCTATGAAATTATGGAAGCTATCCAAGAAAATTAA
- a CDS encoding HdeD family acid-resistance protein, which translates to MSNDNQSSFSWADLLIGALYIIVALIAFRNPVSSILAIAFVFGFAMILGGIFALVTRNRINERFGTNMIGTLILAIIRIILGVIVVFNIEIGVLTMPVVLALWFIFEAIMGIYLANTIKAVNGGFYWLSIIIYVISLIVGFYLLFNPATALALLPFLVGVYFMFNGIRAIVSAFV; encoded by the coding sequence ATGTCAAATGACAATCAATCAAGCTTTTCATGGGCCGACCTACTAATTGGTGCCCTGTATATCATTGTCGCTTTAATTGCTTTTAGAAATCCTGTTTCATCCATTTTGGCTATTGCTTTTGTATTTGGTTTTGCCATGATCTTAGGCGGAATTTTTGCCTTAGTGACGCGCAACCGGATAAATGAGCGTTTTGGTACCAATATGATAGGGACCCTAATCCTAGCAATCATCCGGATCATTCTAGGTGTCATCGTTGTCTTCAATATCGAAATTGGTGTCTTAACTATGCCTGTTGTGCTAGCCCTCTGGTTTATTTTTGAGGCGATTATGGGCATCTATTTAGCCAATACCATTAAAGCTGTTAATGGTGGTTTTTACTGGTTATCAATTATCATCTATGTCATTTCACTCATTGTCGGCTTCTACTTACTCTTTAACCCGGCGACAGCCTTAGCCCTACTGCCATTCTTAGTAGGCGTTTATTTCATGTTTAATGGTATCCGCGCCATTGTGTCCGCTTTTGTTTAA
- a CDS encoding magnesium transporter CorA family protein → MQHIYQLKDKDHPTWEKLIWRYVYNPSAEEVEKLIADYDIPRDFVSSALDPYEVSRQEAYRNSQGDEFELLVFLYPDYHQSQEFKDRLQVHPLSVIIHDHEVITISKHPLSFLDDIAHDFADSDLVDYSTFGLVLAIFWQISKRYTQYLVSIDQRIHQIEEMVTDSTSNEILYELIGLNKGLVYYETAIDGNHNILESLVTFLKEEEAPAKDLRLLRDVQVEHNQAEIMVYQQQKND, encoded by the coding sequence ATGCAACATATTTACCAATTAAAAGACAAAGACCATCCTACCTGGGAAAAGTTAATTTGGCGTTACGTATACAATCCCTCAGCTGAGGAAGTAGAAAAGTTAATTGCCGATTATGATATTCCCCGCGATTTTGTCAGTTCTGCCCTGGATCCCTATGAGGTATCCCGTCAGGAAGCCTATCGCAATAGTCAAGGAGATGAATTCGAGCTCCTGGTCTTTCTGTATCCTGACTACCACCAGAGCCAAGAATTTAAAGACCGTCTACAAGTTCATCCCTTGTCAGTTATTATTCATGATCATGAGGTTATCACAATTTCTAAACACCCCTTATCTTTTTTAGACGATATCGCACATGACTTTGCTGATTCTGACCTGGTAGATTACTCAACATTCGGCTTGGTACTGGCTATTTTTTGGCAAATTTCTAAACGCTATACCCAGTATTTGGTTTCCATCGACCAACGTATCCACCAAATAGAAGAAATGGTCACCGATTCAACCTCAAATGAAATTCTTTACGAATTGATTGGTCTTAACAAGGGTCTGGTTTATTATGAAACCGCCATAGATGGTAACCATAATATTTTGGAATCCTTAGTTACTTTTCTAAAAGAGGAGGAGGCACCAGCTAAAGACCTGCGTCTTTTACGTGACGTTCAAGTAGAACACAACCAGGCTGAAATTATGGTTTACCAGCAGCAAAAAAATGATTGA
- the pfkB gene encoding 1-phosphofructokinase, which produces MIYTLTLNPAIDYIMYLNDLDLGETNRSKSERLLPGGKGINVSRVLNQLGQENTALGFLGGHTGQFISDWLRAEGSQTDFVNISGQSRINVKLKGEQETEINGQGPEISPEEVTALLAKVDVLNQDDLLIITGNAPASLGADFNTRLAKHCSDRQIPFVLDIASPDLFDILPYQPVLVKPNRAELEALYDTKISNQADTIALAQDILAKGAQNVIVSLGGDGALLVNQDGAFQANAPAERVVNTVGAGDSMVAGFVASLSQGQPAGQGLKLGSACSADTTQNEDLATKDGIARMLDKVIVEKI; this is translated from the coding sequence ATGATTTATACACTTACTTTAAATCCAGCTATAGATTATATTATGTATCTCAATGACTTAGACTTGGGTGAAACTAACCGGTCTAAATCGGAACGTTTGTTGCCAGGTGGTAAAGGCATTAACGTTTCCCGGGTCCTAAACCAACTAGGCCAAGAAAATACCGCTCTCGGCTTTTTGGGCGGCCATACCGGCCAGTTTATCAGTGATTGGTTACGTGCTGAAGGTAGCCAAACAGATTTTGTCAACATTTCAGGCCAGAGCCGTATCAATGTCAAACTAAAAGGTGAGCAGGAAACAGAAATTAATGGTCAAGGGCCAGAAATCAGCCCAGAAGAAGTTACAGCCCTATTGGCAAAAGTCGATGTTTTGAACCAGGATGACTTATTAATTATTACCGGTAATGCGCCAGCCAGTTTAGGGGCAGATTTTAATACCCGCTTAGCTAAACACTGTTCAGACCGGCAGATTCCTTTTGTGTTAGATATAGCCAGTCCTGATTTGTTTGATATTTTGCCTTACCAACCGGTACTGGTCAAACCTAATCGCGCCGAATTAGAGGCTTTGTATGATACTAAAATTAGCAATCAAGCTGACACCATCGCTTTGGCCCAAGATATCCTGGCTAAAGGGGCCCAAAATGTAATCGTATCCCTTGGTGGCGACGGCGCTTTGCTAGTCAACCAAGACGGTGCCTTCCAAGCCAACGCCCCTGCTGAACGGGTTGTTAATACAGTCGGAGCGGGTGACTCGATGGTGGCAGGATTTGTCGCTAGCTTAAGTCAAGGTCAGCCAGCTGGCCAAGGACTTAAATTAGGCAGTGCTTGTTCTGCTGATACCACTCAAAATGAAGATTTGGCAACTAAAGATGGGATTGCGCGCATGCTTGATAAAGTAATTGTGGAAAAAATTTAG
- a CDS encoding PTS fructose transporter subunit IIABC: MNLTDIIRPELMLIPAQATTKAGILDEMAQKLVDQGAVNDFETFRAAIQNREEQMSTGLGEGIAMPHAKTEAVTKTSVVFAKKPEGLDFESLDGQPAKLFFMIAAEGGAADTHLSVLAELSKLLMNKDFTTALLAAQTPDQASAVIGLAQAALDAEAKAEAAQEANAGQADLAADQAGDTDQPYLIAVTACPTGIAHTYMAEDVLKQAAERRGIRIKVETNGSDGVKHQLTQSDIDQADGIIVAVGKKVAMDRFSGHRVVQRPVADGINKTDELIDLALSGEAPIYKSSGSDSQAQAATSQNKDKGFSLRGVYDDLMSGISAMLPFVIAGGIMLAISFLLEHIVGGDSAWFTSFNSIGSAAFSFLIPVLAGYIAQSIGGQPALVAGFAGGALAVTANAGFLGGLVAGFLAGYAMKFIIKALSGMPQSLAGVRTILLYPVVSLLVVGLLMYFVFGPIFGIVNQAMLDFLNNLGTGNLVLLGALLGGMMAIDMGGPFNKAAYAFSIGIFTDTGDGRFMAAVMVGGMIPPMAIALATMLFKSKFTEKQQATSLTNLIMGLSFITEGAIPFAAADPLRVIGSSVIGAAIGGGLTQFWNTAVPAPHGGIFTILALGENRLQIVLAVLIGTLVSALILGFWKKPVEDQLIAEVEE, from the coding sequence ATGAATTTAACTGATATTATCCGGCCGGAATTAATGCTAATTCCTGCCCAAGCAACAACTAAGGCCGGCATTCTTGATGAAATGGCCCAAAAACTGGTTGACCAGGGGGCTGTCAATGATTTTGAGACCTTCCGGGCAGCTATTCAAAACCGCGAAGAACAAATGTCAACTGGCCTAGGGGAAGGTATTGCCATGCCCCATGCTAAGACTGAAGCTGTCACCAAGACTTCAGTTGTCTTTGCCAAGAAACCTGAAGGGTTAGACTTTGAATCCTTAGATGGACAACCAGCCAAACTTTTCTTCATGATTGCTGCCGAGGGTGGTGCCGCTGATACTCATTTGAGTGTCTTAGCTGAACTTTCTAAATTATTAATGAACAAGGACTTTACCACTGCTCTATTAGCAGCCCAAACACCTGACCAAGCGAGTGCGGTGATTGGCCTAGCCCAAGCGGCCTTGGATGCTGAAGCTAAAGCGGAAGCTGCCCAAGAGGCCAATGCTGGTCAAGCAGACCTAGCAGCTGACCAAGCTGGCGATACTGACCAACCATATTTGATTGCGGTAACAGCTTGTCCAACTGGTATTGCCCATACCTATATGGCTGAAGACGTTTTGAAGCAAGCTGCTGAAAGACGTGGTATCCGCATCAAGGTTGAAACCAACGGCTCTGATGGGGTGAAACACCAACTCACTCAATCCGATATTGACCAAGCTGATGGGATTATTGTTGCGGTTGGTAAGAAAGTTGCTATGGACCGTTTTTCTGGCCACCGCGTGGTGCAAAGACCAGTTGCTGATGGCATTAATAAAACGGATGAGCTGATTGACCTAGCCTTGTCAGGCGAGGCCCCAATCTACAAATCAAGCGGTAGTGATAGCCAAGCCCAAGCAGCTACTAGTCAAAATAAAGACAAGGGCTTTAGCTTAAGAGGTGTTTATGATGACTTGATGTCAGGTATCTCTGCTATGCTACCATTCGTAATCGCCGGCGGTATCATGCTCGCTATTTCCTTCCTACTAGAGCATATTGTCGGAGGAGACTCAGCTTGGTTTACCAGCTTTAACAGTATTGGTTCGGCTGCCTTTAGCTTTTTAATTCCGGTTTTAGCGGGTTACATTGCCCAGTCAATCGGAGGGCAACCAGCCCTAGTTGCCGGTTTTGCCGGTGGGGCGCTGGCTGTGACTGCCAATGCCGGTTTCCTTGGTGGTTTAGTGGCTGGTTTCCTAGCGGGTTATGCTATGAAATTTATCATCAAAGCCCTAAGCGGTATGCCGCAATCTCTGGCAGGGGTTAGAACCATCCTGCTTTATCCAGTGGTCAGCTTACTGGTAGTCGGCCTCCTCATGTACTTTGTCTTTGGGCCAATCTTCGGTATTGTCAACCAAGCCATGCTCGACTTCCTGAACAACTTAGGTACTGGTAACTTGGTATTACTCGGTGCTTTACTGGGTGGTATGATGGCTATTGATATGGGTGGTCCTTTTAATAAAGCTGCTTATGCCTTCTCAATTGGTATCTTTACTGATACGGGCGATGGTCGTTTTATGGCAGCTGTTATGGTTGGTGGTATGATTCCACCAATGGCAATTGCCCTAGCCACCATGCTCTTTAAGTCTAAATTCACGGAAAAACAACAAGCTACCTCTCTAACTAATCTAATCATGGGCTTATCCTTCATTACAGAAGGTGCCATTCCTTTTGCTGCTGCTGATCCATTACGGGTGATTGGTTCCAGCGTAATCGGTGCCGCTATCGGTGGTGGACTGACTCAATTCTGGAACACTGCTGTACCAGCCCCTCACGGTGGTATCTTTACTATCTTAGCCTTGGGTGAAAATCGCTTGCAAATTGTCTTAGCTGTCTTAATCGGTACCTTGGTATCAGCCTTAATTTTAGGTTTTTGGAAGAAACCAGTTGAAGATCAGCTAATTGCTGAAGTAGAGGAATAA
- a CDS encoding ABC transporter permease — MLTVILSALAQGSLYAIMGLGVYITFRILNTPDLTTEGAFVVGASIGAAFIQLDFHPLINILIVFLAGAAAGAITALMITAVGISPLIAGIITMTGVYSLNLRFMGSSNISLAGKTTIYDLVAGLHLPRNLDTLLVGLVIAAIIIGILSLFFKTEMGQALIATGDNIHMARALGIQTKEMQMLGYMLANGLVAVSGSLISQNNGYADINSGVGTVVIGLAAVVLGEVIFPNVKLLVRMATIIVGAIVYQLLLTLVLQLNFNTEDFKLFSALILAICLAIPALRGRLMGRRQKKGTVNE, encoded by the coding sequence ATGTTAACAGTTATTCTCTCAGCCCTAGCCCAGGGCAGCCTCTATGCCATTATGGGTCTAGGCGTATATATTACCTTTAGAATTCTTAATACTCCTGATCTAACCACTGAAGGTGCCTTTGTAGTCGGTGCTAGTATTGGTGCCGCCTTCATCCAACTAGATTTTCATCCCTTAATTAATATCCTAATCGTCTTCTTAGCGGGGGCAGCGGCTGGGGCAATTACAGCGCTAATGATTACAGCTGTCGGTATTAGCCCCCTGATTGCTGGGATTATTACCATGACTGGGGTCTACTCCCTTAACTTACGCTTTATGGGCTCGTCCAATATCAGTTTGGCCGGAAAAACCACGATATATGACCTAGTAGCTGGCCTCCACCTACCACGTAACTTGGATACCTTGCTGGTTGGCCTTGTTATAGCTGCAATTATTATTGGTATCCTATCACTATTCTTTAAGACAGAAATGGGCCAAGCGCTGATTGCTACCGGTGATAATATCCATATGGCCAGAGCGCTGGGAATCCAAACCAAAGAAATGCAAATGCTGGGTTATATGCTAGCCAATGGTTTAGTAGCAGTGTCAGGTAGTCTGATCTCACAAAATAATGGTTATGCTGATATTAACTCTGGGGTTGGTACTGTGGTAATCGGCTTAGCAGCGGTGGTACTTGGTGAAGTAATTTTCCCGAATGTTAAGTTATTAGTTCGGATGGCAACCATCATTGTCGGTGCCATTGTTTACCAATTACTCCTAACACTTGTTTTACAACTTAACTTTAATACTGAGGACTTTAAACTCTTCTCAGCTTTAATTCTTGCTATCTGTCTGGCAATTCCAGCCCTTAGAGGGCGTCTGATGGGCCGCCGCCAAAAGAAGGGAACGGTGAATGAATAA
- a CDS encoding CorA family divalent cation transporter yields the protein MIDKLTDVFTNVLNNNMNTIMKILTSWSILLTIPTIIAGIWGMNVDLPFTESDWAFIVLSVLTAGMIIGVYIYLKRKKML from the coding sequence ATGATTGATAAACTGACTGATGTTTTTACCAACGTACTAAATAATAATATGAATACCATTATGAAAATTTTAACGTCATGGTCGATTCTTTTAACCATCCCGACTATTATTGCCGGAATTTGGGGGATGAATGTTGACTTGCCATTTACGGAGTCCGACTGGGCCTTTATCGTACTGTCAGTATTAACGGCAGGCATGATTATTGGCGTCTATATCTATCTAAAGCGTAAAAAAATGCTATAA
- a CDS encoding Rqc2 family fibronectin-binding protein, protein MSFDGMFTHAMVGELKATFQGARIHKIQQPYDLSIVLSIRAQRKNHKLLISAHPSFARIQVTEESYSNPQTPPNFCMVLRKYIEGAIIQDIRQYKNDRIIIFDLIHRSEVGDEAKRQLVVELMGRHSNLILVDNQEKILDTIKHVPPYQNTYRTLLPNANYILPPQGDKLNPFDFDADQIQDWPQTSQAIQSLFMGFGRDSANELLYRIQNQTKQAPAQVVQAFCQEFEPDHYQATLIVGENKVNFLACDYHTLTGERSQYETLSKLLDVYYLEKSRQDWLNQVANSLIQTVNRNLDRNRKKLANLADDEKQAQGADDFRIKGELLTAYLYQLEKGQDQVTLANFYDQDQLLTIKLDPAKTPSENAQWYFKRYNKLNDAHQYIAQQSQQAQAEIDYLESVMTAIELSDAKELEDIRAELVDQGYLRRQGKNPKKHKSQAKTIQVESVAGNTIYIGRNNQMNDQLTMRQAHKDHYWFHTKDIPGSHVILATANPSTDEIIQAAKLAAAHSKYRHSANVPVDYTQVKHVKKPNGAKPGFVNYFDQQTVFVTPDQD, encoded by the coding sequence ATGTCATTTGACGGCATGTTTACCCACGCCATGGTTGGCGAATTAAAGGCGACCTTCCAAGGCGCCCGTATCCATAAAATCCAGCAACCTTATGATTTATCAATCGTCCTATCGATTAGGGCCCAGCGTAAAAATCACAAGCTTCTAATCAGCGCCCATCCAAGTTTTGCTCGTATTCAGGTGACTGAAGAATCATATAGCAACCCCCAAACACCGCCTAATTTTTGTATGGTCTTGCGCAAGTATATCGAGGGCGCCATTATCCAAGATATCCGCCAGTATAAGAACGACCGGATCATTATCTTCGACCTCATCCACCGGTCGGAAGTTGGTGATGAAGCCAAGCGCCAATTGGTGGTTGAGCTGATGGGGCGCCATTCAAACCTTATCCTGGTTGATAATCAGGAAAAGATTCTTGATACCATTAAGCACGTCCCACCCTACCAAAATACCTACCGTACCCTATTACCTAACGCTAATTATATCTTACCCCCTCAGGGCGATAAGCTGAATCCCTTTGATTTTGATGCTGATCAAATCCAAGACTGGCCCCAAACGAGCCAAGCTATCCAAAGCCTATTTATGGGTTTTGGCCGCGATTCTGCTAATGAACTGCTTTACCGCATCCAAAACCAAACTAAACAAGCTCCTGCCCAAGTGGTCCAAGCCTTTTGCCAGGAGTTTGAACCGGACCATTACCAAGCTACTTTGATTGTCGGTGAAAATAAGGTTAACTTTCTAGCCTGTGATTACCATACCCTAACTGGTGAACGGAGCCAATATGAAACATTAAGCAAATTGTTGGATGTCTACTATTTAGAAAAATCTCGCCAGGACTGGCTCAATCAGGTGGCTAATAGCTTAATTCAAACAGTTAACCGTAATCTTGACCGTAACCGTAAAAAATTAGCCAATTTAGCTGATGATGAAAAACAAGCCCAGGGTGCTGATGACTTCCGCATCAAAGGCGAACTACTAACCGCCTATCTCTACCAGCTTGAAAAAGGCCAAGACCAAGTAACACTGGCTAATTTCTACGACCAAGACCAGCTGTTAACCATCAAATTAGATCCGGCTAAAACACCTTCAGAAAATGCCCAGTGGTATTTTAAACGTTACAATAAACTCAATGATGCCCATCAGTATATTGCCCAGCAAAGCCAGCAGGCCCAGGCAGAAATTGATTACCTAGAGTCAGTTATGACCGCTATCGAACTATCCGATGCCAAGGAATTAGAAGATATCCGTGCTGAATTGGTAGACCAAGGCTATCTACGTCGCCAGGGCAAAAACCCTAAAAAGCATAAGTCCCAAGCTAAAACTATCCAGGTTGAATCAGTAGCAGGTAATACAATCTATATTGGTCGTAACAACCAGATGAATGACCAGCTGACCATGCGGCAAGCGCATAAAGACCATTACTGGTTCCATACCAAAGATATACCAGGCTCACATGTCATTTTGGCTACGGCTAATCCCAGCACGGATGAAATTATCCAAGCAGCCAAACTAGCGGCTGCCCATTCCAAATACCGTCACTCGGCTAATGTACCAGTTGACTATACCCAGGTTAAACATGTCAAAAAACCGAATGGCGCCAAACCAGGCTTTGTTAATTACTTTGACCAACAAACCGTCTTTGTGACACCCGACCAGGATTAA
- the nrdH gene encoding glutaredoxin-like protein NrdH, which translates to MVTVYSKPNCMQCNFTKKYLEDKEVTFQVLDVTESEEALDHVKALGFSSLPVVEAEGIEPFSGFRPDRLESLAQD; encoded by the coding sequence ATGGTAACTGTATATTCAAAACCCAACTGCATGCAATGTAATTTCACGAAAAAGTATCTAGAAGACAAGGAAGTCACCTTCCAAGTTCTAGATGTGACTGAATCTGAAGAAGCGCTTGACCATGTCAAAGCATTGGGCTTCTCATCTTTACCAGTTGTAGAAGCTGAAGGTATTGAACCTTTCTCAGGTTTCCGTCCTGACCGCTTAGAATCCTTAGCGCAAGACTAA
- a CDS encoding ABC transporter substrate-binding protein: protein MKKKFSITGFILAAALIILAFSLPQLRASFDSNQDQANSDKPVNNQIEHTIGLLQMMDHPALDEIRQGIYDGLAERGYHDGENIEIIYQNGQGDQNNLKRIADNFVAQDVDYLVGIATPAAQALNNASGQTIPVIGSAVSDPVGAGLLENPENPGRPVTAIADHAPIKEQIQLIQEFVPNLKKLGILYTSSEVNVRRNVADAIAYCEDNGIDYEVKTISSTNELKPVAEQLAQEVDAIYIPNDNTIAGAMPTLIAATNAAGVPTFPTADSMIAEGGVATVGINQYEYGLLTAKVIADLIEGANLNAYPVQYNDKNDFYYNDESLKALGIKPPAGFTEKAINVNEKE from the coding sequence ATGAAGAAGAAATTTTCAATTACCGGTTTTATTTTAGCTGCTGCCCTTATTATCCTTGCCTTCAGTCTGCCACAACTGCGGGCTAGCTTCGATAGCAATCAAGATCAAGCAAATAGTGACAAGCCAGTTAATAATCAAATTGAACATACTATCGGCTTGTTACAGATGATGGACCACCCGGCCTTGGATGAGATCCGCCAGGGAATCTATGATGGTTTGGCTGAGCGGGGCTACCATGATGGTGAGAATATTGAAATCATTTATCAAAATGGTCAAGGTGATCAGAATAACTTGAAACGGATTGCTGATAATTTCGTCGCCCAAGATGTTGACTACTTAGTTGGTATTGCGACACCGGCTGCCCAAGCACTTAATAATGCTTCAGGACAGACCATTCCAGTGATTGGTTCTGCAGTCTCTGACCCGGTTGGTGCCGGCCTGTTAGAAAATCCTGAAAATCCGGGTCGTCCGGTTACCGCTATTGCCGATCATGCGCCGATAAAAGAACAGATTCAATTGATTCAAGAATTTGTGCCTAATTTGAAAAAACTAGGTATCTTGTACACCTCCTCAGAAGTCAATGTTCGGCGTAATGTGGCTGATGCTATTGCTTACTGTGAGGATAACGGCATCGACTACGAAGTCAAAACAATTTCTTCGACTAATGAATTAAAACCGGTTGCTGAACAATTGGCTCAGGAAGTTGACGCTATCTATATCCCTAATGATAATACTATTGCCGGTGCCATGCCTACCTTGATTGCCGCTACCAATGCTGCCGGCGTACCAACCTTCCCAACCGCTGACTCCATGATTGCTGAGGGTGGGGTAGCGACAGTAGGCATTAACCAATACGAGTATGGCTTGCTTACAGCCAAAGTTATTGCTGACCTGATTGAAGGTGCTAATCTAAATGCCTATCCAGTCCAATACAATGATAAAAATGATTTCTACTATAATGATGAATCATTGAAGGCTTTAGGAATCAAACCACCAGCAGGATTTACAGAAAAAGCGATTAACGTCAACGAGAAAGAGTAG
- a CDS encoding NAD(P)H-hydrate dehydratase produces the protein MSQHIQAIDLSVKLVSQWIPNRQSRSYKGNYGRLLLLGGNQQMGGAIQMSANAAINAGAGLTTVATAPINFPALHANRPEAMVLDRYDYQALTDQMAKNEIILVGPGLGRDTQDWQEIYQALMSIDQRKLVILDGDGITLLADQPASIYDLAKHHTLVLTPHPGEWSRLSQGKIPLTDNQAICQWANNHRLYLILKSEASRIFLPQGDYYYQNTAGNPGMATGGMGDTLAGMVAGLAGQIQPLEQALALATYLHSYIGDQLYQDHYVVLPTMIADQISYYLKQFEQDNK, from the coding sequence ATGAGTCAGCATATCCAAGCCATTGACCTGAGTGTCAAGTTAGTTAGCCAGTGGATTCCCAACCGCCAGAGTCGCTCTTATAAGGGTAACTATGGCCGTTTACTCTTGCTGGGTGGCAACCAGCAGATGGGTGGCGCCATCCAGATGTCTGCCAATGCCGCCATTAATGCTGGTGCTGGGCTCACTACGGTCGCGACCGCACCGATTAATTTTCCGGCCCTGCACGCTAACCGGCCCGAAGCCATGGTCCTTGATCGTTACGATTACCAGGCACTTACCGACCAGATGGCCAAGAATGAAATTATCCTAGTTGGCCCTGGTTTAGGCCGAGATACCCAGGATTGGCAGGAAATTTACCAGGCGCTGATGTCGATAGACCAACGCAAACTTGTTATTTTAGATGGGGATGGTATTACCCTGTTAGCCGACCAACCAGCTAGCATCTATGACCTAGCGAAACACCATACGCTAGTCTTGACGCCCCATCCAGGAGAGTGGTCGCGTCTAAGTCAGGGTAAAATTCCTTTAACTGATAACCAGGCTATTTGCCAGTGGGCTAATAACCACCGGCTGTATCTGATTTTAAAGAGCGAGGCTAGCCGTATTTTTCTTCCCCAAGGTGACTATTATTATCAAAATACCGCTGGCAATCCCGGCATGGCCACAGGGGGAATGGGGGATACCTTGGCTGGTATGGTTGCTGGCCTAGCTGGTCAAATCCAGCCACTCGAGCAAGCCCTAGCGCTAGCCACATACCTTCATTCCTATATTGGTGACCAGCTCTACCAGGACCACTACGTTGTTTTACCTACCATGATAGCTGATCAAATTTCTTATTACCTGAAGCAGTTTGAGCAGGATAACAAATAA
- a CDS encoding DeoR/GlpR family DNA-binding transcription regulator, with protein sequence MLAADRHQMIIDLVKERGTATVQELCDLTTSSLSTIRRDLNQLDQAGRLKKVHGGAQYLTEFGEETDLSSRSVEHLAAKRAIAQYVVKQVIKPGQLIYLDAGSTCLQVIEALPIGANIMIVTNGLDQAYTAIHRQIDTILLGGAIRPLTRAIAGTTAYQQLSAYNFDQAFLGINGIDSHYGLTTTAREEADLKGLASRHSRRYFLLADQTKFGQAYDQRVVFDQAPTIITNSGPIDAQFHQRYRIKEVDV encoded by the coding sequence ATGTTGGCAGCTGACCGCCATCAAATGATTATTGATTTAGTCAAAGAACGGGGGACAGCCACTGTTCAAGAGCTGTGTGACCTGACCACAAGTTCTCTGTCAACCATCCGCCGAGACCTGAACCAGCTGGACCAGGCTGGTCGGCTTAAAAAGGTGCATGGGGGTGCCCAATATCTGACTGAATTTGGTGAGGAGACTGACCTATCTAGTCGATCTGTGGAGCATTTAGCGGCCAAAAGAGCCATAGCCCAATATGTAGTCAAACAAGTCATAAAACCTGGCCAGCTGATCTACCTGGATGCGGGCTCAACCTGCTTACAGGTTATTGAAGCCCTGCCGATAGGCGCCAATATTATGATTGTTACTAATGGTTTAGACCAAGCCTATACCGCTATCCACCGGCAAATTGACACGATTCTGTTAGGTGGCGCTATTCGTCCTTTGACCCGGGCCATTGCCGGTACAACGGCTTACCAGCAATTATCCGCTTATAATTTTGACCAGGCCTTCTTGGGCATTAATGGCATTGATAGCCACTACGGTCTAACAACAACTGCTAGGGAAGAGGCTGATTTAAAAGGATTGGCTAGTCGCCATAGCCGCCGTTATTTTCTGTTAGCTGACCAGACCAAGTTTGGTCAGGCCTATGATCAAAGAGTGGTCTTCGATCAAGCACCTACTATTATTACTAATTCGGGACCAATTGATGCCCAATTCCACCAACGCTATCGTATTAAGGAGGTTGATGTTTAA